A genome region from Microbacterium profundi includes the following:
- a CDS encoding beta-galactosidase, translating to MTTPHAWPELRGIAYGGDYNPEQWSRETWREDVELMREAGVNLVSVGIFSWALIEIAEGEFDFTWLDELLDLLHANGIAVDLGTPTASPPAWFFAAHPDARVIDRDGRTMGFGSRGMASHSSPAYREAIFRYADTLATRYAQHPAVVLWHVHNEYGVPVGEDHSAHSAAAFRVWLEEKYGTLDGLNKAWGTAFWGQHYTDWQHINTPTVAPSVVNPAQRLDFARFTDHQLRECFIVERDAIRAHADQPITTNFMANQSWTTDLWAWGREVDVVSDDHYLWAADEDAHIGLAIAADLSRSVGGGKPWILMEHSTSAVNWQPRNIAKRPGEMARNSLTHLGRGADGILFFQWRAGRSGAEKFHSAMLPHAGVNSRVFREVTKLGTDLKRLDEVQGSTVEADVAMLWDFESFWAQDLEWRPTDDLSHQERIRAFYERLWRDGITCDFALPGHDLSQYKLVIAPAQYLLTAADAENLTRYVEGGGTLLVSYFSAVVDENDAVHPGGFLAPLRDVLGVDVEEHLPLRAGQTASVQTSSGDTLGSDHWQEALRLSGAEVVGTYAQGPAAGEPAITRNVHGEGTGWYVSTRLDAAGLEHVMSAVYADAGVTSDDLPEDLEVITRHADDAVYRIAVNHGDEDAVVPAIGRELLTESDIEDTFTIPAGGVAVIRSSKPRTT from the coding sequence ATGACCACCCCCCACGCCTGGCCCGAACTACGGGGAATCGCCTATGGCGGCGACTACAACCCCGAGCAGTGGTCGCGGGAGACCTGGCGTGAAGACGTCGAGCTCATGCGTGAGGCGGGCGTGAACCTGGTCAGCGTCGGCATTTTCTCCTGGGCGCTCATCGAAATCGCCGAGGGCGAGTTCGACTTCACCTGGCTCGACGAACTGCTCGATCTGCTGCACGCGAACGGCATCGCAGTCGACCTTGGTACGCCGACTGCATCACCGCCGGCGTGGTTCTTCGCTGCGCACCCCGATGCCAGGGTCATCGACCGCGACGGACGCACGATGGGCTTCGGCTCCCGCGGCATGGCGTCGCACTCGTCGCCGGCCTACCGCGAAGCCATCTTCCGCTACGCCGACACGCTCGCGACGCGGTACGCGCAGCATCCGGCCGTCGTCCTCTGGCATGTGCACAACGAGTACGGCGTGCCCGTCGGAGAAGACCACTCGGCGCATTCCGCTGCCGCCTTCCGGGTCTGGCTCGAGGAGAAGTACGGCACGCTCGACGGACTCAACAAGGCGTGGGGCACGGCCTTCTGGGGCCAGCACTACACCGATTGGCAGCACATCAACACGCCGACGGTCGCGCCCAGCGTCGTCAATCCTGCTCAGCGTCTCGACTTCGCCCGCTTCACCGACCACCAACTGCGGGAGTGCTTCATCGTCGAGCGCGACGCGATCCGCGCGCACGCCGATCAGCCGATCACGACCAACTTCATGGCCAACCAGAGCTGGACGACCGACCTGTGGGCCTGGGGCCGTGAGGTCGACGTCGTCTCGGACGACCACTACCTCTGGGCGGCAGACGAGGACGCGCACATCGGGCTGGCCATCGCCGCCGACCTCAGCCGCTCGGTCGGCGGCGGCAAGCCGTGGATCCTGATGGAGCACTCCACCTCAGCCGTCAACTGGCAGCCGCGCAACATCGCCAAGCGTCCTGGCGAGATGGCCCGCAACTCACTCACCCATCTCGGGCGCGGTGCCGACGGCATCCTCTTCTTCCAGTGGCGAGCCGGTCGCTCCGGCGCCGAGAAGTTCCACTCCGCGATGCTGCCGCACGCCGGAGTGAACTCCCGCGTGTTCCGCGAGGTGACGAAGCTCGGTACGGATCTGAAGCGCCTCGATGAAGTGCAGGGCAGCACTGTCGAAGCCGATGTCGCGATGCTGTGGGACTTCGAATCGTTCTGGGCGCAGGATCTCGAGTGGCGCCCCACCGACGACCTCTCACATCAAGAGCGCATCCGCGCCTTCTACGAGCGGCTCTGGCGCGACGGCATCACCTGCGACTTCGCGCTGCCTGGGCACGACCTCTCGCAGTACAAGCTCGTCATCGCCCCGGCCCAGTACCTGCTCACGGCAGCGGATGCCGAGAACCTCACCCGCTACGTCGAAGGTGGAGGCACGCTGCTGGTGTCGTACTTCTCGGCCGTCGTCGACGAGAACGACGCCGTGCATCCCGGAGGCTTCCTCGCGCCGTTGCGTGACGTGCTCGGAGTGGATGTCGAAGAGCACCTGCCGCTGCGCGCCGGACAGACGGCGTCGGTACAGACGTCGTCGGGCGACACGCTCGGCTCCGACCACTGGCAGGAGGCGTTGCGGCTGAGCGGTGCAGAGGTCGTGGGCACGTACGCACAGGGTCCGGCCGCAGGTGAACCGGCCATCACTCGCAACGTCCACGGTGAGGGCACGGGCTGGTACGTGAGCACGAGGCTCGATGCCGCCGGCCTTGAGCACGTCATGTCCGCGGTCTACGCCGACGCCGGAGTCACCTCGGATGACCTGCCCGAAGATCTCGAGGTCATCACCCGTCACGCTGACGACGCGGTCTACCGCATTGCCGTCAATCACGGCGATGAGGATGCCGTGGTGCCGGCCATCGGCCGTGAACTGCTGACCGAGTCCGACATCGAAGACACCTTCACGATCCCAGCGGGCGGCGTCGCCGTCATCCGCAGCTCGAAACCCCGCACCACCTGA